A single genomic interval of Prochlorococcus marinus XMU1406 harbors:
- a CDS encoding DUF3288 family protein, whose translation MGNEQTHPLHETDKNIIDSLITKKMPEDLDYINLARLINRYTNFPGEIEIKNDIEKILNFWKITKNELFSKTKNIWSKSFRPSNTTKDLVGSGFDTSN comes from the coding sequence ATGGGTAACGAACAAACTCATCCATTACATGAAACCGACAAAAACATTATAGATTCCCTTATCACTAAAAAAATGCCAGAAGATCTTGACTATATAAACCTAGCTAGATTGATAAATCGTTATACCAATTTCCCTGGAGAAATTGAAATTAAAAACGATATTGAAAAAATTTTAAATTTTTGGAAAATAACTAAAAATGAACTTTTTTCAAAAACAAAAAATATTTGGTCAAAAAGCTTCAGGCCTTCTAATACAACTAAAGATTTAGTTGGCTCAGGTTTTGATACCTCAAATTGA